The following are from one region of the Lytechinus pictus isolate F3 Inbred chromosome 4, Lp3.0, whole genome shotgun sequence genome:
- the LOC129259346 gene encoding uncharacterized protein LOC129259346: protein MPNEYNNMFTVGLSCFIILIVLCLSSCESVYKIQGRNVILHFPYPCDTTDVTLQKSNRRPFYRSTLGPDLFLLQLDQVGRFTVYDGNNSDSCFVNLMISNLMKDDQGTYILFVYKDGDIQGDDTHKIYLKVDHPPGKASCVVGDEVGGDWVSLDCQANAGSLPGKIECYQNGVWMPSLAGPNENEYLLKQTILIRQSGPVFCCSSLIDEVRERCECKDTSHYLSDGDYIDPCPTPSPTLPESTTVLSPSTFTESNQRDQYSSLTPSTPIQMKETKGNQSISDLAIVFLVLMVISLVVVIVLVVYVLKTKNKCDKNTNHPPKTDNATPLLNLHAIKIKH from the coding sequence ATGCCAAATGAGTACAACAATATGTTTACGGTTGGATTGTCTTGTTTCATAATTCTCATTGTATTATGCCTATCTAGCTGTGAATCTGTATATAAAATACAGGGGCGAAACGTAATCTTGCACTTCCCATACCCATGTGACACCACAGACGTCACATTACAGAAATCAAATAGACGCCCCTTTTATAGGTCTACGCTTGGGCCAGACTTGTTTCTGTTGCAATTAGATCAGGTCGGAAGATTCACAGTTTATGATGGAAATAACTCTGATTCTTGCTTTGTAAATCTGATGATAAGTAATCTAATGAAAGATGATCAAGGCACGTACATTTTGTTTGTATACAAGGATGGTGACATACAAGGGGATGATACACATAAGATTTATTTGAAGGTAGACCATCCCCCTGGTAAGGCGTCATGTGTCGTGGGTGATGAAGTGGGCGGTGACTGGGTCTCACTAGACTGTCAAGCCAATGCAGGGAGTCTACCAGGGAAAATTGAGTGTTACCAAAACGGTGTGTGGATGCCTTCATTGGCCGGCCCTAATGAAAACGAATATTTATTAAAACAGACCATTCTCATCAGACAATCTGGTCCAGTATTTTGCTGCTCATCTCTGATTGATGAAGTCAGAGAGAGGTGCGAATGTAAAGACACTAGCCACTATCTGTCCGATGGCGACTACATTGACCCGTGTCCTACTCCAAGTCCTACCTTACCTGAAAGTACAACAGTGTTGAGTCCCTCCACTTTCACTGAAAGCAATCAAAGAGATCAATATTCCTCTTTGACACCCAGTACTCCCATACAGATGAAAGAAACAAAAGGCAACCAAAGCATTTCAGATTTGGCCATTGTTTTTCTTGTCCTCATGGTCATATCATTGGTAGTAGTGATCGTACTGGTTGTCTACGTACTGAAAACAAAGAACAAGTGTGATAAAAATACCAACCATCCACCAAAAACTGATAATGCTACGCCACTTCTTAATTTGCACGcaataaaaatcaagcattaA